One Rhodoferax ferrireducens T118 DNA segment encodes these proteins:
- the hemA gene encoding glutamyl-tRNA reductase: MAVWTLGINHTTAPLDLRGRFAFALDQVEPTLRALRGSLSRQPEAALISTCNRTEIYCAGEKPELEHTLDWLAQTGGVSSSLLRTHSYTLQDDLAARHAFRVASGLDSMVLGETQILGQIKNAVRAAEAAGALGNTLSQLFQRSFAVAKEVRSSTEIGAHSISMAAAAVRLAGQLFEDLGQVKILFVGAGEMIELCATHFAAKSPKAIAIANRSLENGEKLASRFGAEVMRLADLPDRLHEFDAVVSCTASTLPIIGLGAVERALKRRKRRPMFMVDLAVPRDIEIEVKALEDVYLYTVDDLASVVQTAQASRQAAVAQAEAIVDAGVLSFMHWVDQRGSVPLIQQLNAQADEWRAAELARARKLLAKGEDVEAVLEALSKGLTQKMLHGAMTELRASDTAARERASAAIQHFFLRKER, translated from the coding sequence ATGGCAGTCTGGACTTTGGGCATCAATCACACGACCGCGCCGCTTGATCTGCGCGGTCGCTTCGCGTTCGCCCTCGATCAGGTCGAGCCCACCTTGCGGGCCTTGCGCGGCTCACTGTCTCGCCAGCCGGAGGCGGCCTTGATTTCCACCTGCAACCGGACCGAGATTTATTGCGCCGGTGAAAAGCCCGAGCTGGAGCACACGCTGGACTGGCTGGCCCAGACCGGTGGCGTCTCTTCAAGCCTGCTGCGCACCCACTCCTACACCCTGCAAGACGATCTGGCCGCGCGCCACGCCTTTCGGGTCGCCAGCGGGCTCGACTCCATGGTGCTGGGCGAAACCCAGATTCTGGGTCAAATCAAAAACGCGGTGCGCGCGGCCGAAGCCGCCGGTGCGCTGGGCAACACCCTGAGCCAACTGTTCCAGCGCTCCTTTGCCGTCGCCAAAGAGGTGCGCAGCTCGACCGAGATCGGCGCCCACTCCATCAGCATGGCCGCCGCCGCCGTGCGCCTGGCCGGGCAACTGTTTGAAGACCTGGGCCAGGTGAAAATTCTGTTTGTCGGCGCAGGCGAGATGATTGAACTGTGCGCGACCCACTTTGCGGCCAAAAGCCCCAAAGCCATCGCCATTGCCAACCGCTCGCTGGAGAACGGCGAGAAACTGGCCAGCCGCTTTGGAGCGGAGGTCATGCGCCTGGCGGACTTGCCCGATCGCTTGCATGAATTTGACGCGGTAGTGAGCTGCACCGCCAGCACGCTGCCGATCATCGGCCTGGGCGCGGTGGAGCGGGCTTTGAAGCGGCGCAAACGCCGCCCCATGTTCATGGTTGACCTGGCGGTGCCGCGCGACATCGAGATCGAAGTCAAGGCGCTCGAAGACGTGTACCTGTACACCGTGGACGACCTGGCCAGCGTGGTGCAGACCGCGCAGGCCAGCCGTCAAGCCGCCGTGGCGCAGGCCGAGGCGATTGTGGACGCCGGGGTGCTGAGTTTCATGCACTGGGTCGATCAGCGCGGCTCGGTACCTTTGATCCAGCAACTCAATGCCCAGGCCGACGAATGGCGTGCGGCAGAACTGGCACGCGCGCGCAAGCTGCTGGCCAAAGGCGAGGATGTCGAGGCCGTGCTCGAAGCGCTCTCCAAGGGCTTGACGCAAAAAATGCTGCACGGCGCCATGACGGAGTTGCGAGCCAGCGACACCGCCGCGCGTGAGCGGGCCAGCGCCGCCATCCAGCACTTCTTCTTGCGCAAAGAGCGTTAG
- the ugpQ gene encoding glycerophosphodiester phosphodiesterase, with translation MTTQDTRPPWPYPRWIAHRGAGKLAPENTLAAFRTGASHGYRMFECDVKLSLDGVPFLLHDDTLVRTTSAREQLGAGLGAVGGDHPWSTLAQLDAGSWHSRAFAGEPLASFENIARFCLANGYFLNIEIKPTPGLEHQTGAAVADHAARLWAHATVPPLLSSFAPPALAAARHAQPQLPRALLLDALWSGWLETALSLDCVAIVCDQVLWDTSTVAQARSAGLRTLSYTVNDPSQAQRLIDLGTDGLITDRVDLFAPARQP, from the coding sequence ATGACAACACAAGACACACGCCCCCCCTGGCCCTACCCGCGCTGGATCGCGCACCGGGGCGCCGGCAAACTGGCGCCCGAAAACACGCTGGCCGCGTTTCGTACCGGGGCCAGCCACGGTTACCGCATGTTTGAGTGCGACGTCAAGCTGAGTCTCGATGGCGTGCCGTTCCTGCTGCACGACGACACCTTGGTGCGCACCACCAGTGCGCGTGAGCAGTTGGGAGCAGGACTTGGCGCCGTCGGCGGCGATCACCCCTGGAGCACCTTGGCTCAGCTGGACGCAGGCAGCTGGCATTCGCGTGCTTTTGCCGGCGAGCCGCTCGCCAGTTTTGAGAATATTGCCCGTTTTTGCCTGGCCAACGGCTATTTTCTGAACATCGAAATCAAGCCCACGCCGGGACTCGAACACCAGACCGGCGCAGCCGTGGCAGACCATGCCGCCCGTCTCTGGGCTCACGCCACCGTGCCACCGCTGCTGAGCTCTTTCGCCCCGCCCGCACTGGCAGCGGCCCGCCACGCCCAGCCGCAGCTGCCGCGCGCGCTGCTGCTCGACGCGCTGTGGAGCGGCTGGCTGGAGACCGCCTTGTCGCTGGACTGCGTGGCCATCGTCTGCGACCAGGTGCTGTGGGACACCTCCACCGTGGCTCAAGCCCGCAGCGCAGGACTGCGCACCCTGAGTTACACCGTGAACGACCCCTCACAGGCGCAGCGCCTGATCGACTTGGGGACTGACGGCCTGATCACCGACCGGGTCGACTTGTTCGCCCCGGCGCGCCAGCCCTGA
- a CDS encoding sn-glycerol-3-phosphate import ATP-binding protein UgpC, which yields MASITLKNVTKRYGHGKTATPVIHGISAGILDGEFVVIVGPSGCGKSTLLRMVAGLEEITSGDISIGNRVVNKLEPSERDIAMVFQNYALYPHMSVFDNMAYGLKIAKVPVDEIKTRVDKAAKILEIGPFLQRKPRELSGGQRQRVAMGRAIVRQPQVFLFDEPLSNLDAKLRAQTRLEIQKLHRELGITSLFVTHDQVEAMTLAQRMIVMNAGVMEQFGTPEEVYTRPASTFVAGFMGSPPMNLLKNAPGASANTITGVRPEHLDIASSGWALQVEAVEMLGAERLVYGRWAHGAGDELVIIRNEESHAVPTLGSTLHVTPRAGKLHWFDASTGKRRESAGAHP from the coding sequence ATGGCTTCAATCACATTAAAAAACGTCACCAAACGCTATGGGCACGGCAAAACCGCCACCCCGGTCATCCATGGCATCAGCGCCGGGATTCTTGACGGCGAGTTCGTCGTCATCGTCGGCCCCTCCGGTTGCGGCAAATCGACCCTGTTGCGCATGGTGGCGGGACTGGAAGAAATCACCAGCGGCGACATTTCCATTGGCAACCGGGTCGTCAACAAATTGGAGCCCTCCGAGCGTGACATTGCCATGGTGTTCCAGAACTACGCCCTGTACCCGCACATGAGCGTGTTCGACAACATGGCTTACGGGCTCAAGATCGCGAAAGTGCCAGTCGACGAGATCAAGACACGGGTGGACAAGGCCGCCAAAATCCTTGAGATCGGCCCGTTTTTGCAACGCAAGCCGCGCGAGCTCTCAGGTGGCCAGCGCCAGCGGGTGGCCATGGGCCGCGCCATCGTGCGCCAGCCGCAGGTTTTTTTGTTTGACGAACCCCTCTCCAATCTGGACGCCAAGCTGCGCGCCCAAACCCGGCTTGAAATCCAGAAACTGCACCGCGAACTGGGCATCACCTCGCTGTTTGTGACGCACGACCAGGTGGAGGCCATGACCCTGGCGCAGCGCATGATCGTCATGAACGCGGGTGTCATGGAACAGTTTGGCACCCCCGAAGAGGTCTACACCCGCCCGGCCAGCACCTTTGTCGCGGGCTTCATGGGCTCGCCGCCGATGAACCTGCTCAAAAACGCCCCCGGCGCCAGCGCCAACACCATCACCGGCGTGCGTCCCGAGCATCTCGACATCGCATCCAGCGGCTGGGCGCTGCAGGTGGAAGCGGTCGAAATGCTGGGCGCCGAACGGCTGGTCTATGGACGCTGGGCGCATGGCGCCGGCGACGAGTTGGTCATTATCCGCAACGAAGAATCACACGCCGTGCCGACCCTGGGTAGCACCCTGCACGTCACCCCGCGCGCCGGCAAGCTGCACTGGTTTGACGCCAGCACCGGCAAACGCCGGGAGTCCGCCGGCGCCCATCCCTGA